The following nucleotide sequence is from Tardiphaga sp. 709.
CGCCGACTACAGCAAGATCCGCGAGGCCATCGAGTCGGTCTTTCCGGCCTTCGAGGATTACAATGCGCGGATCAAGAAGCCGGGTGGCTTCCGGCTGCGCAACGCCGCCTCGGAACGGGAATGGCTGACGCCGAGCAAGAAGGCGCGGTTCCTGGTCTTCTCCGGCCTCTATGAGGACGGCCCCGCCGAGACCGCGTTGACGCTGACCACGCTGCGCAGCCACGACCAGTACAACACCACGATCTACGGCATGAACGATCGCTATCGCGGCATCACCGGGCGGCGCGATGTGGTGTTCGTCAACGAGCAGGACCTCGCCCGCCGCGGGCTAAGCCACGGTGATCTGATCGACATCGTGCTGGACCGCCCGGACAGCGCGCCGCGCGCGCTGCGTCGGGTGACGGCGGTGGCTTACAACATCCCGCAAGGATCGGTGGCGGCCTATTATCCCGAGGCCAATGTACTCGTGTCGCTCGACCAGCACGATCTGAAGTCGGGAACGCCGGCTTACAAATCGATCCCAATCCGGATCGAGGCATCTGCGGCTTAAGCTGCACCGCAGCATTGAGAGAGCATGACCGCCACGGCTTTCGTGGCGGTTGCTGCGTGGCGTATTTCCGCGTAGGCGAGCGCCATGACCAGTGCTGCCAACTCTTCTGCCTTTAAGCCCGTTGCCATCGATCCGCCAGTGAGCGTGGCCCTCGTGGCCGCCATGCTCATTCTGACCTGCGGGCATGTGCTGTCCAACATGCTGCGCACCACGCCTGCGGTCGCGATCGATTTGATGTCGACCGATCTCGGCGTCACGCCGCAGACGCTGGCCGCGCTGACCTCGGCCTATCATTTTTTCTTCGCGCTCCTGCAGATTCCGGTCGGCGTCGCGCTGGATCGCTACAGCATCCGTACGGTGTCGCTCGTGCTGTTCGCCGGTACGGTCTGCGGCGCGGCGATCGCCGCGCTATCGACAGGGCCTCTGTCGTTCTTCGTGTCGCAGGCCACGATCGGCATGGCCACGTCGGGCATGCTGATGTGCCCGATGACGCTCGCGGCCAAGCGGCTGACACCAGCGCAGTTCGGTCTGTGGTCCGGCATCATTCTGTCATTCGGCAATGCGGGGCTGCTTTTGTCTGCCAGTCCGCTGGCTTACGTCGTCGAGCATTGGGGCTGGCGCGCCGGCTTCTGGATTGCGGCGGCAGCGGCTATTGTCGTGGCCATGCTGATCGCGGTTATCGTCCCGTCGTCGCGTCCCGAAGGCCAGCAGCGCGCGCTCCTGGGTGAGATGGTTTCGGTTCTGCAACTCGGTGTCTCCCGCGCGGTGCGCGGTATCGTGATCCTCGCTTTCGTGTCGCTGGCGGTTCAGCTCGTGTTGCGTGGCCTTTGGGCCGGCCCCTGGCTGATGAATATCAAGGGACTATCGCGGATAGAGGCTGGCAATGTACTGGCGTTGTTTACGGTGGCGCTGGTGATTGGGCCGGCGCTGTCGGGCTTGCTCGATCGCAAGCTCGGTCATCGCCGCGTGCTGCTGTTTACGGTCCATCTGTGCGCCGCCGCGCTGCTGCTCGTGATGGCGCTCGGTGCACCGGGCTATCCGTTGGCCACGCTTTTCGGCCTGCCAGTGATGCCCGTGGCAGTCGATACCGGCCTGCTTGTGGTCATCGGCCTTCTCGTGGCGATGCAGCCGCTCGTCTATGCGATGATCCGCCAGGTCGTTGCTGCCGAGAATATTGGCAAAGCGCTCTCTGCGGCAAACCTGTCGTTCTTCCTCGGCACCGCCGTGATGCAATCGGCTACCAGTCCGATTGCTGCCGCTTGGGGATTGCCCGCAGTTTTAATCTCAATGGCGGTATTCCTGACCGTATGCACTCTCGTCTTCTTCGTGTTGACGCGTCCCGCAGCGCAGCGCGGGGCTGCATAACAGGTTCATGACGATTGCGACGGCAAGTTGCTGGAATTGCCGTGAGTCCTGTGGTCTGATGCGCAGAGTGACGCGATCAAGACGTCGCGCGCGGTCTCGCTTTGCGGGGCGCCTCACACAGGGAGGACGTGACTTGCCGTTTTTCGTCAGGGGAACCGATACGTCAGGGACTGTTTCACTCCGCCGCGACAACGCGGCCGGAGCTGTCAAGAAGGCCAGGGAGCTGCTCGATGACGGCAGCTGGGATGTCGAGATCACCGGTCCGGATGGACTTCCGCATCCGATTGCCGAATTCGAGGCGATGTATTCCGCCGGCGCAACGACGGCGGTGCATGCGACATAGCTGACAGGCAAGGGATGCAGTGACGGCGACCGATCTTGTTCTGCATCACTATCCGCGTTCGCCGTTTGCCGAGAAAGTGCGCGTCGCCTTCGGATTGAAGGGCTTGTCTTGGCGCTCGGTGATCCAGCCGCGGATTGCACCGAAGCCAGAGCTTGTGCCGCTCACCGGAGGCTATCGCCGCATTCCGGTGCTGCAGATCGGCGCGGATATCTATTGCGATACGCGCCGTATTCTGGCCGAACTCGAGCGGCGTTTTCCCGAGCCGACGCTTTATCCGACGGGCACGCGCGGCCAGGCCGATATCATCGCGGCCTGGGCCGATAGCGCGCTCTTCGCCAATGCTCTTGGACTGGTCTTCGGCCTGAACGGAGATCGTTTCCCGCCGGAGCTGCATGCTGATCGCGCGAGTTTCACGTCAGGCAAGTTCGATGGCTGGGACAGCGTGAAGATGCGCGAGCAGATTCCTGCGCTGCGCAACCAGTTTCGCATTCATCTTGCCTGGCTCAGCGATTGGCTTGCGCATGGCGACGCATTCCTGCTCGGCAACGCGCCGTCACTTGCCGACATCGCCGTCTACCACCCGCTCTGGTACGCGCGCGGCAATCTCGGTGAGAGCGAAGGTCTTGCCGAGTATCCACGTGTGCTTGCGTGGATGGATCGGGTGGCGTCGCTGGGGCACGGAGCGGTTGAGGAGCTGTTGCCCGAGCAGGCGCTGGAGACGGCGCGGTTTTGCCAACCTGCAGCGACGCCTCGTGCGGCTTACGATGACGGAGCGGCTGATCAGCATGGGCCCTTTGCGGAAGGCATGATGGTATCGGTCACGTCGACCGATTGGGGCTTCGATTCCGTCATTGGTGCGTTTGTTTCTGCGGGTCATGACAGCATCGCTTTACGCCGTGACGATCCCGATGTCGGCGCGACGGTTGTACATTTTCCGCGCGCAGGCTTTGCGATTGCTCGAATATGAAAGCCCCGTCACGGATGCATGGCCCTCATTCGCGATTTCCATGCGCCGCAATTTGACGCAGCTGCGCAAAGGCGGCTAAGTCCGAAAAACGCTGCCCAACTGCGATATGCGGACTCCCAATCTGCAACGCAGTGTTCGACACTTCAGCGCACAGCAACAGAACAAGAAAGCGCGCCGCTTCAGCGACGTTGCGCATCGGAGGATATGACATGACCATGACCCGCCGCACGTTTGGACTTGGTGCCTCTGCCGTTCTGGCAGGGCCGATCGCCGCGCCGTTCATTCGCGGTGCCGGCGCTGCCGAGCCGGCGATCCGCATCGGTATGGTCAATTCGATGAGTGGCGGCCTTGCCGCCTATGCGCAGGAAGGCCAGCCGGCTTTCGAATACATCATCAAGAAGATCAATGCCGAAGGCGGCATCAAGAGCAAGGGCGGCGCCAGGATCG
It contains:
- a CDS encoding MFS transporter codes for the protein MTSAANSSAFKPVAIDPPVSVALVAAMLILTCGHVLSNMLRTTPAVAIDLMSTDLGVTPQTLAALTSAYHFFFALLQIPVGVALDRYSIRTVSLVLFAGTVCGAAIAALSTGPLSFFVSQATIGMATSGMLMCPMTLAAKRLTPAQFGLWSGIILSFGNAGLLLSASPLAYVVEHWGWRAGFWIAAAAAIVVAMLIAVIVPSSRPEGQQRALLGEMVSVLQLGVSRAVRGIVILAFVSLAVQLVLRGLWAGPWLMNIKGLSRIEAGNVLALFTVALVIGPALSGLLDRKLGHRRVLLFTVHLCAAALLLVMALGAPGYPLATLFGLPVMPVAVDTGLLVVIGLLVAMQPLVYAMIRQVVAAENIGKALSAANLSFFLGTAVMQSATSPIAAAWGLPAVLISMAVFLTVCTLVFFVLTRPAAQRGAA
- a CDS encoding glutathione S-transferase family protein, coding for MTATDLVLHHYPRSPFAEKVRVAFGLKGLSWRSVIQPRIAPKPELVPLTGGYRRIPVLQIGADIYCDTRRILAELERRFPEPTLYPTGTRGQADIIAAWADSALFANALGLVFGLNGDRFPPELHADRASFTSGKFDGWDSVKMREQIPALRNQFRIHLAWLSDWLAHGDAFLLGNAPSLADIAVYHPLWYARGNLGESEGLAEYPRVLAWMDRVASLGHGAVEELLPEQALETARFCQPAATPRAAYDDGAADQHGPFAEGMMVSVTSTDWGFDSVIGAFVSAGHDSIALRRDDPDVGATVVHFPRAGFAIARI